From the Theobroma cacao cultivar B97-61/B2 chromosome 2, Criollo_cocoa_genome_V2, whole genome shotgun sequence genome, one window contains:
- the LOC108660683 gene encoding uncharacterized protein LOC108660683: protein MNPLSILLNKCTLNGDNYSEWKRNLNIVLNYDKITWVLSDHEPKALTPQSTPQDIEYHKKWHDANELAKCYILASMNSILQKQHESMGNAVDIMLHLHEMFGTKTRSAKVKAISAFKDLKQKPGEPVRDYMLKVISCLNEAELNGAEIDAETQISMIVHSLNSSFS from the coding sequence ATGAATCCACTTTCAATTTTGCTGAACAAATGCACTCTGAATGGTGATAACTACtctgaatggaaaagaaaccttaatATTGTCCTTAATTATGACAAGATCACATGGGTTCTTTCTGACCATGAGCCTAAAGCACTGACTCCTCAGTCAACTCCACAAGATATTGAATATCATAAAAAGTGGCATGATGCAAATGAGCTGGCTAAATGCTATATACTAGCCTCTATGAACAGTATATTGCAAAAGCAGCATGAAAGCATGGGTAATGCTGTTGACATAATGTTGCACCTACATGAGATGTTTGGTACGAAAACTAGATCTGCTAAGGTGAAAGCAATCAGTGCTTTTAAGGACCTTAAGCAAAAACCTGGGGAGCCAGTTAGAGATTACATGCTGAAAGTGATCTCTTGTCTCAATGAGGCAGAACTAAATGGTGCTGAGATAGATGCAGAAACGCAAATATCAATGATCGTTCATAGCTTGAATTCGTCATTTTCATAG